The following coding sequences are from one Virgibacillus necropolis window:
- the hxlB gene encoding 6-phospho-3-hexuloisomerase: MKTITDTVVKEITEVLEKVDSDQAVVFANELQHAKRIFIAGTGRSGAIGKMLAMRLMHMDFTVYVVGESITPSIESSDLLLIISGSGNTASLKEYAKKAKEIDTRIALVTTNEDSPIGKLSDCSLRIPAATKNRHESEPDTIQPLGSQFDQSVHLLLDGIVVYLLQQQAEQRDNSSLFQKHANLE; the protein is encoded by the coding sequence GTGAAAACTATTACAGATACAGTTGTTAAAGAAATAACAGAAGTGTTAGAGAAAGTAGATTCTGATCAAGCGGTGGTTTTTGCAAATGAACTTCAACATGCGAAACGAATTTTCATTGCTGGAACTGGGCGTTCTGGCGCAATAGGGAAAATGCTAGCGATGCGGTTAATGCATATGGATTTTACTGTATATGTTGTGGGGGAATCCATAACGCCGAGTATTGAATCAAGCGACTTATTACTTATTATTTCCGGTTCAGGCAATACGGCTTCATTAAAAGAATACGCGAAAAAAGCAAAAGAAATTGATACGAGGATTGCTTTAGTTACAACGAATGAAGATTCACCGATTGGAAAGCTAAGTGATTGTTCCTTACGAATTCCTGCAGCAACAAAGAACAGACATGAATCGGAACCAGATACTATCCAACCGCTCGGAAGTCAATTTGATCAATCCGTGCACTTGCTTTTGGATGGAATTGTCGTCTATCTTTTGCAACAGCAAGCCGAACAAAGGGACAATTCAAGCTTATTTCAAAAGCACGCAAATTTGGAATAG